From Candidatus Neomarinimicrobiota bacterium:
TTGGTGATCGCGGGCTATCTTCTGATTGGAAGCATCATCGGCAATCTGCTGGCCGAGTACACGGGTCACGGCTGGGGTATTTACGGGCTGGCCCTGATAATCCTGGCCAGCATCTTGGTGGGCTTCTTCAGCGCCATAGGGCTGACGCTGGTGGCTGTCGCGATGGCCCTGGCTTACAACTTCCTGAGCAGCCTTGGCGGCGGCGTGACGGTGACCCTGGCTGAACTTGAAGGGGCAGCGGAAGCGGCCGGC
This genomic window contains:
- a CDS encoding DUF3566 domain-containing protein, with product MSRVLIKELDLWSVARTVFPLFWIISALLVIAGYLLIGSIIGNLLAEYTGHGWGIYGLALIILASILVGFFSAIGLTLVAVAMALAYNFLSSLGGGVTVTLAELEGAAEAAGERAQPKTGTEAADTAT